A stretch of DNA from Rhizobacter sp.:
TTCCTGCTGCCGGTGGTGCCGGCCAACATGAAGACGGTGGTCGACGAGCCCATCTCCGAATGGCTCGCCGCCAACGGCTACTTCTACGTGATGCACCGCTTCGACCTCGACAACGTGGCCTACGCGAAGCAGATGCGCGACAAGGGCTTGTTCGTCTCGATCAGCGCCGGCGTGAAGGCCGAGGACTACACCACCATCGACCGCCTCGCCGCGGAAGGCGTGGGCGCCGACTACATCACCATCGACATCGCGCACGGCCACGCCGAGACCGTGCGTCGCATGATCGAGCACATCAAGCAGAAGCTGCCGCAGACCTTCGTGATCGCCGGCAACGTGGGCACGCCCGAAGCGGTGATCGACCTCGAGAACTGGGGGGCGGATGCGACCAAGGTCGGCATCGGCCCCGGCAAGGTGTGCATCACCAAGCTCAAGACCGGCTTCGGCACCGGCGGCTGGCAGCTGAGCGCGCTCAAGTGGTGTGCGCGTGTGGCGACGAAGCCCATCATTGCCGACGGTGGCATTCGCGACCACGGCGACATCGCCAAGAGCGTGCGCTTCGGTGCGGCGATGGTGATGATCGGCTCGCTCTTCGCGGGCCATGAAGAATCGCCCGGCCGCACGGTGGAAGTCGACGGCAAGCTCTTCAAGGAGTACTACGGCTCGGCCAGTGACTTCAACAAGGGCGAATACAAGCACGTGGAAGGCAAGCGCATCCTCGAGCCGGTAAAGGGCCGGCTCGCCGACACGCTGCGCGAGATGCGTGAAGACGTACAGAGCTCCATCAGCTATGCCGGCGGCACCAAG
This window harbors:
- a CDS encoding GMP reductase translates to MEIFDYDNILLLPRKCRVESRSECDSSVEFGGRKFLLPVVPANMKTVVDEPISEWLAANGYFYVMHRFDLDNVAYAKQMRDKGLFVSISAGVKAEDYTTIDRLAAEGVGADYITIDIAHGHAETVRRMIEHIKQKLPQTFVIAGNVGTPEAVIDLENWGADATKVGIGPGKVCITKLKTGFGTGGWQLSALKWCARVATKPIIADGGIRDHGDIAKSVRFGAAMVMIGSLFAGHEESPGRTVEVDGKLFKEYYGSASDFNKGEYKHVEGKRILEPVKGRLADTLREMREDVQSSISYAGGTKLADIRKVNYVILGGDNAGEHLLM